The DNA sequence AATACCTGATCATTCATCCCTTTTGAGTGCCTCCTCTGTAGTGTACTCTTGATCATCTACGAATGCATAAGCTTTGGACCTTTCAAAAATACTTtccattataaatttaaaaaatacacaattttattaatagtcactttcttaatcattaaataaacaaaaaaataaaaaaataaaaagaatagtaaAAGGATGATAGGAGGGTAGTTAGGGGGCACAAGGGATGTTTGGGAACATGTTTCATTTCATCCCATCCcatctcatcacatctcatcttatttactttttaaataatttttaaacataaacacagttaaattaattattacaactttatcaattttctaaataaaaataaaaaaaataacttaattttttcaaatctctaaacaaaaatataatattttaataatattttaactttataatattttttatttttttcctctccttttttaaaacccaataaatatttaactcaaactatttattactatttataaattatcttattactatttacaaaattatcataTCATCTAATTCTCATGTAATCCAAATATAAACACACCAATACAAATGgattttgtccttttttttgtcttttttttaaacagttttTAAACAtccacttttttaatcattaagaaaaaaattaaaatatattagtggCCATATTTAATGGGCATACTTGGAAGTTTTTCCCAACGCTTCCAAATTTGGCATTTGCAACGTTTCATTTTATCGATAGTGCTGATTTgataagagcatccccatccggtttTACTTccccatccctataatttaactcaaatattcatttcctcaaatttatccctaaaatttgtttatcttctaaaaacctcctacatcccattccccatccctatctctattcttttaaataatatttctctattctttttttattacttttttctctctcttccatttacaatcttaactactaactgttttgtcttattatcaactttttaaaatatcactttctactaaatatttattggagATTAAAACTAaccaatacagtatttttttttttaaattgaaatttgtaggaataaaataaaatatttttattaattagtgcattttctaacgtgatgacAAATTTAATTAGATCCGGACTCAATATCTCTAATGAAAAACCGAAAATCACGTATTGATGAtgtctaaaatttttttattggatgCAACGGTAATATTTCAGCAACTTTTATTCAACGGTAATATTTTCTGTCTTAACTACAaacagtaatattttttgttttttctccaacggtaatattttttattttttctctaacggtaactttttttatcttctctcaaacggtaacatttttactCCTATGTCAGACGATAGCAGTAATTCCTCTATAAATATGCAAACTCAAGCCTCATTTCCTCTATACAAACCGAACTTCTATTGCATCCTTTCATCTCCTACTCCTTTCATCATATGGCTCGTACTTTCTTTCGCAAATTATTGACATACGTATCATCTGAAGATGAGAGCGATGTTCAAAACATGGAGGCGGATGGTCAGTCATCGAGGCGACGTGGCAATAGCCAACGTCGTAAGTTTATTCGACGTGATCATGTTCAGGGACACGAGCGTCTATTTCGTGATTACTTTGCTGAAAATCCAGTGtatccctcgaatctatttcgaagGAGATTTCGGATGAGTCGTCCCCTATTTCTTCGTATTCTAAATGAAGTAGAGTGTAACGACCCGTACTTCgtccagagaagagataatgccggCCGACTCGGTTTATCTTGTATGCAAAAAGTCACCGCAGCACTTAGAATGCTGGCGTATGgggttactggagattttatggatgaatacatacgtattggtgaaagcaccgCAATGGAGAGCCTAAAAAAATTTTCTGAGACAGTAGTAACTGTTTTCTCAGAAGAATATCTAAGGTCTCCAACTGCTAATGATATAGCCCGATTGCTTGCAGTTGGTGAACAACGAGGATTCCCAGGAATGCTGggaagcattgattgcatgcattggaagtgaaaaaattgtcccgcagcttggaaaggtatgtactctggccacatccgtgaaccaactattattttagaagcagttgcttcatatgatctctGGATATGGCATGCCTTTTTTGGTATGCCCGGTTCACATAACGATATTAATGTGTTagagagatcttttatttttacggaACTTGCCCAAGGGTGTGCTCCTCCAGTCAATTACACTATCAATGGCAACGACTATACTATGGGCTATTACCTTGCGGacggtatttatcccaagtggcgAACTTTTGTGAAGACCATTCCATCACCACGtggaaataagaagaaaaatttcgtgaaagcacaagaatccgcaaggaaagatgtcgagcgtgcattcggggtacttcaacaacgatttgctatcattcgtGGACCTTCCCGAATGTTTAAAGTGAAGGAACTAACGAATATAATGAAAACatgtgttattctacataatatgatAATTGAAGACGAGCGTGATGATTGTGAGTGTCTGAACATTGaatatgatcaacttgatgataatCTCCCCGAATTGTCGCGCAATCATACAACTGAGCTTACAGACTTCATCCAGCGTCATCATGATATTAGAGACACCTCGGCACATCATCAGCTTCAAGAAAATCTAATCGAACATCAATGGCTTTTACATTCACAACATTAGTCAGGGTTGCTTTACCTTTTATTATTTCCTTAATGTAATTGGGCTCCTATGTTTAAGTTAATCGgatttgcatttgtatttcatTATTGTTATCAAAATTCCTCTATATTAATGGTAATTGAGTTTGTTTCTGAAAATGTCGTTGAGTCATTAATTGCACAACCATCATCATACTTCccatattaaatttatacaaatacaaaaaagattaattacatgtatttttacacatatataattgtgtcaaacataaaataagaaatcaaatacaaaataatcaaTCCAAATCGTCGGACCGACTGCGTCTCGCCATGACCTCCCTCTGGAGTTGCTGGAAAAACTGCCGCTGCAATTCTGGCATGACactcacatccatcatcataatgcgctgatcTGATTCCTTCTTCGCGAGCTCCACTTTCTCAGCCTCCAACCGTAGCCGTTCGTCCTCTTGACGTAATTTTCTGTCCTCCGTCTCCTTGTCATACGCCATCTTCTCGGCTTTAAGACGaaaaaactctttctcctgagcgCGTGACTCCTCCAACAGAGTATATTTCATCTTCCTGATTTGGAAGTTCTCCTCTGCATGCTGGCCTTGggcctttcgttttcctttctcagctttccttCCAATTGGTCGGTTAGGCTCCATAACTTCATTCTCCATCACATGGTCCGCCTCGAGATCAAAAATTCCATCAACTGTAGCTCCAGAACATCGAGTTGGGGTCGGGGATGGGGACATCGTCTTCCTCCGCTTTGGATCCTCCTTTGTCGCgcgccaaatccacttaggttggtccttcaacaGCTGCCAACAATGCTCGAACTGGAATGAGCATTTCTCTAGCGATTGGTACATAACCTTCGCTTTGTCAAACttgtaagagaaaaagaaacaaatgttAAATCAATACTTATGAACAGAAATTGTTTGAGTAAAGGACATTGGGATTTGATAATGTTACCTTATCTTGCtcggtcatgccactttgatttaacccttcaacttgggctagtttcgcacaaaatttgtttgtggCCTTTTGGATCACTGACCACCGGTGAATTAAAGACTTTATCGTCCGctcatttgtggtttctttaaattgatgaaagtactcaaatattttttcccaAAGCTGTGAGTGTTTTTGATCTGTTCCCTGGACggcatcaaggctacaatttagccatgcggagacaagtaacttgtcttccTCGGGGGTGAAGTTCGCACCCCTCACTGATTTCCTAACACCGATAGGGTCGTTAGGGAGTTGAGGTGGAGAGTCATCGAGGGTCACTGGAGATGCTCCACATTGCCCACCATAAGTGGGCtcgagttgaggatcttgactTAGGAGGTTTGTGAAGTACATATGTCCAGAGTCTTGTGAATCCATTGCTAAAAACGCATTGAAAATGTTAGAAACTAGTTTCGGAAAGTTTGGGGTGTTAGTCCGGGTGGATGGCTTAGAAACCGTTTGGTATGATCTTGGAAAATTGGCAACCCATTGATGGCCAAAACAACCGGTTGCCAATACTTATTGGCCGTCCTGATTACCTAGCCATCGGGGAAATGACCATTAAATTTCCCATATCCCCACAACcggttgtcatcatcacagcctTGTGGTTTAATTTACACAtaatataactcaattaatCAATAATACCAAAcaacatgcaaaacaaaataatcctaaatacgagcatccccatccggttcTACATCCATAtcgaatatataaataattaaaaaggctcagaatggtgtaaatattgacaCCATGTGTAAGCAAGGAGCCCAACATTCGAATGGCTGCAAAATCTCACCCGAACCCCGATTACCTTTTGTGGAgagtaccacaaactgcaatatggcAATTCGGGTGAGAATTACCCCGCCATATCGATGGGGCCCCATACACACTTCTGACATAACCCGCACTATAACACCATCATCACAGCCTAATATAAACCCTCTCCCCTGATAGATACGCAACACTGCAAATGACCCAACACCAAATATCAAAATGagcaaactattttatttcaagGACAGATCCAGTATATTAAAGTTATTAGCATGTTGGGCTATTAATACCTTCCATAATATAGAGTTATGTGGAGAGAAATTCCACTCTCtaattatattacaaaataggAGTCCGAAAGCCCAAAAAATGTATTTTCCAAACACAAGGAAATAATaacaaacaagagcaagagacTAAAATAAAGGGGCCGAATACAGCATGTTAAAGGACCAAGAGCAACATTTAAATAGCAGCATGTTATTGGAGCACCAATAAAAATCCATCAATTCATCATGATTTTAAATTGCATAATGAAAACAGAATTTAGAAGAGAGATCACAACATTCAGGGGCAAATTCAACATTGGATATGAAAGACCAAGAAACAGCAGCCCAAGAAGCATGCTTTGAAGGAAAAAGATATGGAAAAAAATGTAGATCCCAAGTTCTCTCAAGCAAAGATGTTCACAGCAACTGAAAACCAAACTTGGATCACCAAAGATTCAAAATCATAAATCTATTCTGGCCCACCAAACAATACATGTGAGCTAGATAATCATCACATTTCCTCTATATACATTTTCGCAGCAACCAAATAATAGCCAAAGGAAAATATGACAGAAACATCATGGAGGATTTTCCCAGCAACCAAACAATCACAGAAGGAAAAACAGGGCAGCAAGAAAGGGGTGAAATTCGCACCAACCAAACAGGGGCACCCTTCATCAAAACGTCCAGCCAAACCTCATCTAATTTCCCAGCAGCCAAACGggttactaaagaaaaaatgcaACCAAACCGCAGCAaattttcacagcaaccaaacggGAAGCTCAGGAGAAAATCAGAGGAAACCATCGTATaattttcacagcaaccaaacggGTTGCTCAAGAAGAAATCAAAGGAAACCATCGGCAaattttcacagcaaccaaacggGTTGCTCAGGGCAAAATCACAAGGAAACCATCGTATAATTTTCACAGCAACCCGAAGAAATCAAAGGAAACCATCGTCTATTTTCACATCTACCACACGGGTAACTCAGGAAAAAACGAAATCAACACTTCATCCATAAATGTCCACATCAACCAAACGGATAACCCAGGGAAATAGCCACAAGAAAACCCTATCAGTTTTCACAACGATCTTCATTTTGCACAAAGCATTTCCACTTTCATCATCAAGAAACACGCAAGAAATTAAACCGgaaaatgagaagaaagttgTACCGATTTCCTAGCAGGAGAGGCGAAATCGGGAGCACCAACCGTCGGGAGGGATGAACGCGGGACAGGATGGGGAAATGGGATTTGGGGATGTACAGTAGGTCCCCAAAGATGGGGATTTCCTGTACATCCCTAAAATTAGAAACCCATTTTAGGGAACCGGATGGAGGGAGGGTTTTAGAGAAAACCCTAAAACTTTCAACAAATAATAAGGAAACGGGGGGGATGGGGAACCGAATGGGGATGCTCTAAGACATCTTTTCTGGACGATTTCACTCATTTATTATCGTTCAATAACTTAATGTAATGTTCATACATAGAATCAAGAAtccaatcattttaaaatatttgacgTACACGTTTCAAATATATACCGATTTTGTTGAGAAATTAAGCAATCCACCAGTATATACCAACGCTAAGGAATGAAAATGATTTAGTTTATGAGCATTAAACCGCAAACTACCTTCAACAAGCTCACCATAGGGCTTCAAATAGGGATGTCATAACACCCATATACTCATGATATACTTATAAGCTACATCTGACTCATCTACGtacctaaaaataaatacatagatTACACATAAGCACAACAAATTATCTATGTTAACTCTATCCATTTACAAAAAATTACTAATGAATTCAAACATCTAATCATAATAGTGTGCATGAAGGTTCAATGATTGAAAAATGCTAACTGCAAGCGGGAGGGATAGTCGTCGAGCAGTCAGGTCCTACGTGTCctaaatgaaacggtgcgtattATGCAAAATCTTCTTCCTCCTTTCATCTCCCTTCTcatcttctccatcttcttccttcatcttcttccttccttcATCTTCTTCGTCTCCCCTCTTATCTTCTCCTCCCTCTACTCAAACACACTAAACAGAGCTCGAGACCCATGTTCTGTGTTGTCTGTTGGTGTTGGGAGTTGGGtccccttctctctcttcctccaacCTCTCTAGCCATGGAGCCAAGGGTCCCGGTCCCACTGCCATTGCCACCCACCACCATCCTTGGGAAGTACCAATTGGGGCGTCTACTGGGACGTGGTAGCTTCGCCAAGGTGTACCAGGCACGGTCCATGGTGGACGACATGACCGTGGTCGTGAAGGTCATCGACAAGTCTAAGACTGTCGATGCTGCCATGGAACCGCAAAGAATCCGAGAGATCATGGCCATGCGTCGCCTTCAGGACCACCCTAACATCCTCAAGATTCTCGAGGTCATGGCCACCAAGACCAAGATCTACCTCGTCGTCGAACTTGCCACGGGCGAAGAGCTCTTCTCCAAGATCTCTTGCCGAGGCAAGCTTACCGAGCTGTCGGCGCGACGGTACTTCCAGCAACTGGTCTCAGCGCTGCATTTCTACCACCAAAAAGGCGTAGCCCACCCGACTTGAAGCCCCAGAACCTCCTCCTCGacaaagatggtaacctgaagGTCTCGGACTTCGGACTCTCAGCTCTCCCCGAGCAACTTAAGAACGTTGCCACACACGGCGTGCGGGACCCCGGCTTACACGGCCCCCGAGATCGTCTGTCGGGGCAGATAcgatagtttcaaagccaacgCCTGGTCTTGCGGAGTCATCCTGTACGTGTTCCTTGCCAGTTACCTCCCATTCGACGATAGCAACCTCGTACATATGTACAAGAAGATTCACCGAAGAAGAAGATGACCACCATCTCTGAgtgtctttattttttgtttttgtcgttttttattttttttaatttaattggcgTGGCCTGCACGCCTACCCCACATTTGCATCCCCGACTGACTATAGAAGAATTGTCAATGAATAGAGG is a window from the Carya illinoinensis cultivar Pawnee chromosome 14, C.illinoinensisPawnee_v1, whole genome shotgun sequence genome containing:
- the LOC122293424 gene encoding uncharacterized protein LOC122293424, coding for MARTFFRKLLTYVSSEDESDVQNMEADGQSSRRRGNSQRRKFIRRDHVQGHERLFRDYFAENPVYPSNLFRRRFRMSRPLFLRILNEVECNDPYFVQRRDNAGRLGLSCMQKVTAALRMLAYGVTGDFMDEYIRIGESTAMESLKKFSETVVTVFSEEYLRSPTANDIARLLAVGEQRGFPAQGCAPPVNYTINGNDYTMGYYLADGIYPKWRTFVKTIPSPRGNKKKNFVKAQESARKDVERAFGVLQQRFAIIRGPSRMFKVKELTNIMKTCVILHNMIIEDERDDCECLNIEYDQLDDNLPELSRNHTTELTDFIQRHHDIRDTSAHHQLQENLIEHQWLLHSQH